The Toxorhynchites rutilus septentrionalis strain SRP chromosome 3, ASM2978413v1, whole genome shotgun sequence genome includes a region encoding these proteins:
- the LOC129773016 gene encoding uncharacterized protein LOC129773016, which produces MVCTISSTDALLDATLQRFWEIETIPNQSVHSSTEKACEELYAATTTRDSTGRYVVRLPKTDNPDVFLGNSESIAERRFLSLERRLERDPSMKSSYHQFMEEYERLGHMIHLNEPVDNSITHCYLPHHPVFKLSSTTTKTRVVFDAACKTASGYSLNDLLLVGPVVQDDLLSLIMRFCFYPIAQNGDVEKMYRQMLLHKADRPYQWIKWRTDASQPIATYELQTVTYGTASAPYLATKTLQKLASDAAHLFPSAAKPVANDFYVDDFLSGADDVESAIRIRGEVSAMLGSAGIPMKKWASNSVEVLEDIPPEERSIQPWHDLQGPQSVSSLGLIWEPITDIFRFKVQLPLPAAVLTKRRIMSYVAQIFDPLGLVGPAVTKAKLFMQCLWTLKSSGNERYDWDQPLPPKLQQEWKEFHSTIDLLREVRIPRFASIAGAVSIELHFFANASDKANGTCCYVRAQSAQEVSVKLLVSKSKVSPLAVRHTIARLELCAAHLSMQLYKVASSLRVVPHAFFWSDSTTVIQWL; this is translated from the coding sequence ATGGTATGTACCATATCCAGCACTGATGCCCTGTTGGATGCAACTCTACAAAGGTTCTGGGAGATCGAGACGATTCCGAACCAATCCGTTCATTCCAGCACGGAGAAAGCCTGCGAAGAGCTCTATGCAGCAACAACAACTCGTGACTCTACCGGGCGATATGTAGTTCGCCTGCCCAAAACGGACAATCCGGACGTCTTCTTGGGAAATTCGGAATCCATTGCCGAACGCCGATTCCTCAGCTTAGAACGCCGTCTCGAGCGTGACCCCAGCATGAAATCATCCTATCATCAATTCATGGAGGAGTATGAGCGTCTCGGTCACATGATACATCTGAACGAACCCGTGGACAACTCGATTACACACTGTTATCTCCCGCATCATCCCGTATTCAAGCTATCGAGTACCACCACGAAGACGAGAGTCGTGTTTGATGCAGCGTGCAAGACAGCATCGGGATATTCCTTGAATGACCTCCTACTTGTCGGACCTGTCGTTCAAgacgatttgttgtcactcatCATGCGCTTTTGTTTCTACCCCATTGCCCAGAACGGTGACGTCGAGAAGATGTACCGTCAGATGCTTCTCCACAAGGCAGACCGACCGTACCAGTGGATCAAATGGCGTACTGATGCATCCCAACCGATAGCTACCTACGAGTTGCAAACCGTGACCTACGGCACTGCTTCTGCCCCATATTTGGCCACAAAAACTCTCCAAAAATTGGCGAGTGATGCGGCCCACTTATTTCCTTCCGCTGCGAAACCAGTAGCCAACGATTTTTACGTAGACGACTTTCTGTCAGGTGCCGATGATGTCGAGTCAGCCATCCGAATTCGAGGTGAAGTATCAGCGATGCTTGGTTCTGCTGGAATCCCGATGAAGAAGTGGGCTTCGAATTCCGTCGAAGTTCTTGAAGACATTCCACCCGAAGAACGATCAATCCAGCCGTGGCACGATTTGCAAGGTCCTCAATCCGTCAGCTCTCTCGGTCTAATCTGGGAGCCTATAACCGATATCTTTCGTTTCAAGGTACAGTTGCCGCTGCCAGCTGCTGTACTCACCAAACGTAGAATCATGTCCTACGTGGCCCAAATTTTCGACCCATTGGGACTAGTTGGTCCAGCCGTTACGAAAGCGAAGCTGTTCATGCAGTGCCTGTGGACACTGAAATCCTCCGGCAACGAACGCTACGATTGGGACCAACCATTACCTCCAAAGCTACAGCAAGAGTGGAAAGAGTTCCACAGTACCATtgaccttcttcgagaagtTCGAATTCCACGTTTTGCTTCCATCGCCGGGGCCGTCAGCATCGAACTTCATTTCTTCGCTAATGCTTCAGACAAGGCTAACGGCACGTGTTGCTATGTTCGTGCGCAATCTGCCCAGGAAGTATCCGTGAAACTGTTGGTCTCCAAGTCTAAAGTTTCACCCCTAGCAGTACGTCATACTATAGCTCGATTAGAGTTATGCGCAGCTCATCTTTCCATGCAGCTGTACAAAGTCGCTTCGTCATTGAGAGTTGTTCCACATGCCTTCTTCTGGTCGGACTCCACCACCGTGATACAGTGGCTTTGA